The following proteins come from a genomic window of Candidatus Poseidoniia archaeon:
- a CDS encoding acyl-CoA dehydrogenase family protein gives MASYSGVDFYNLEQHLTEEERMVRDTVRDWTGENVLPVIEEHYMAGTFPMDLLPQIGEMGLFGCNLEGYGCAGLSNVAYGLVCQELERGDSALRSFVSVQGSLSMYPIHAFGSEEQKQRYLPGMAAGKLIGCFGLTEPDHGSDPGRMETKATADGDGYILNGAKMWITNGTIADLAIVWAKLDGKVRGFIVEKGDSGFSAPEMKGKHSLRASVTSELVLQDCRIPGDRILPDVSGLKGPLSCLTQARYGIVWGALGAAMGCYHASVEYAKSRIMFGKPIGGFQLVQNKLAWMLREITKGQLLAYHLGRAKDKGEASPEMVSLGKMNNVDVALNIARMARDIHGANGILNEYPIMRHMANLESVSTYEGTHDIHNLILGKWITGIQAFE, from the coding sequence ATGGCGTCCTACAGCGGGGTAGATTTCTACAACCTCGAGCAGCACCTCACCGAGGAGGAGCGTATGGTGCGCGACACGGTGCGCGACTGGACCGGGGAAAACGTGCTGCCGGTCATCGAGGAGCACTACATGGCCGGCACTTTCCCGATGGACCTCCTGCCGCAAATCGGCGAGATGGGGCTCTTCGGCTGCAACCTCGAGGGCTACGGCTGCGCCGGCCTCTCGAACGTCGCCTACGGGCTCGTGTGCCAGGAGCTGGAGCGGGGCGACTCGGCGCTGCGCAGCTTCGTCTCGGTGCAGGGCTCGCTCTCGATGTATCCCATCCACGCCTTCGGCTCCGAAGAGCAGAAGCAGCGTTACCTGCCGGGAATGGCTGCGGGCAAGCTCATCGGCTGCTTCGGGCTGACCGAACCGGACCACGGCTCCGATCCGGGACGCATGGAAACTAAGGCAACTGCCGACGGCGACGGCTACATCCTCAACGGCGCCAAGATGTGGATTACCAACGGCACCATCGCCGACCTGGCGATAGTGTGGGCCAAGCTCGACGGGAAAGTCCGTGGTTTTATCGTCGAAAAGGGCGACTCTGGATTTTCGGCGCCGGAGATGAAGGGCAAGCATTCGCTACGCGCTTCGGTCACCAGCGAGCTGGTCTTGCAGGACTGCCGCATCCCCGGCGACCGCATCCTGCCTGACGTCAGCGGGCTGAAGGGGCCGCTATCGTGCCTGACACAGGCGCGCTACGGCATCGTCTGGGGCGCGCTCGGCGCCGCGATGGGCTGCTACCACGCCTCGGTCGAATACGCCAAGTCGCGCATCATGTTCGGCAAGCCCATCGGCGGCTTCCAGCTGGTGCAGAACAAGCTGGCGTGGATGCTGCGCGAGATTACGAAAGGCCAGCTGCTCGCCTATCACCTTGGCCGCGCCAAGGACAAGGGCGAGGCTTCGCCCGAGATGGTCTCGCTGGGAAAGATGAACAACGTTGATGTCGCGCTGAACATCGCGCGCATGGCACGCGATATCCACGGCGCCAACGGCATCCTCAACGAGTACCCTATAATGCGCCACATGGCCAACCTCGAAAGCGTTTCCACCTACGAGGGGACGCACGATATCCACAACCTGATTCTCGGCAAGTGGATTACGGGAATCCAGGCATTCGAGTAG